From the genome of Spirosomataceae bacterium TFI 002, one region includes:
- a CDS encoding RNA polymerase sigma factor, sigma-70 family — protein MTIEERIQSGDNTVVKTLYEDSKQPFLRFASRFSVQQADIEDIYQDAIVALIENIRKGKVSTLKSSIGTYLFAIGKLMIFQKLKKGSKTEARSEFDSLGLVWEEFDDDAEMEKSALLNSSLSKLGDQCKKLLTMFYYDNKKLDSISTEMGYESKDVTKSQKSRCLKKLKELMKA, from the coding sequence GTGACGATAGAGGAACGAATCCAATCAGGCGATAACACCGTCGTCAAAACACTGTATGAAGACAGCAAACAACCTTTTTTGCGGTTTGCCTCGAGGTTTAGTGTTCAGCAAGCGGACATAGAAGATATTTACCAAGACGCCATTGTGGCATTGATTGAGAATATTAGAAAGGGAAAGGTGAGTACGCTCAAAAGTAGCATAGGCACCTACCTATTTGCGATTGGAAAACTTATGATTTTCCAAAAACTAAAAAAGGGAAGTAAAACTGAAGCAAGAAGCGAATTTGATAGTTTAGGACTTGTTTGGGAAGAGTTTGATGATGACGCCGAAATGGAAAAAAGTGCATTACTCAATAGCTCCCTTAGTAAGCTCGGCGATCAATGTAAAAAGCTATTGACAATGTTTTATTACGACAATAAAAAACTCGATAGCATCAGCACCGAAATGGGCTATGAATCAAAAGATGTTACCAAAAGCCAGAAGTCGCGGTGTTTAAAGAAATTAAAAGAATTAATGAAAGCCTAA
- a CDS encoding Signal transduction histidine kinase: MKYKFKPSVFWGKICLLIFIVVHTNTFSQKVTVDDNFTQENISAKSQSYEDETGYKEIEDILNERFTQTEKRSFLYPFSNANHWIKFDLKNNTNNPKELVVYWDNALVEEVSLFVPNGDKFTKLTDMPYANKNDVFTMGYEPHFNIVQQAGEEKTYYVKVRGRRGHFSKLMVYDKLTYDKFYNKDSAERGLISGLLIFRLLLVVILSFFVIRERGLFFYSLVVIGKTVGYWGIQNVLGPMFSRDPDLVMKIDYASYTCLPIFYIAFAGTVLPLKDLPKFFKWLLGFGMITTIVIQWGAFVYTTPDWLKLGMENILFTYTIVYAMFFVAIFKKLPYNKYYSIPFILGTTGYFFMNARLLGYVEAPAIFQISQLLYLVEIFLFIFYLGRIFRLKEVNEKKAIQDLIFSKEQAKKLKELDTLKNDFFTNISHELRTPLTLIAGPVTEMEKQFPGNGMFAILKGNVQKLQKLVDQILDVQKLDAQKMELESSVFDIVRYVKMQVSSYASHSSTNNISLLTHFSDDEILVKADKDKMEVILNNLLSNALKYTPKGGKVELHIAKKATALSLTVRDSGPGISKENIPHIFDRYFHKKGTSKSKGTGIGLSLVKDLIELHDGSIKVHTDRGAVFTVEMPVLTSTTALEVSNDISTSEEKPLLLIVDDNSDMRSYIKMLLESDYHIIEAENGADGLRVARTNVPDIVITDLMMPVMDGLEFSREIRKDNLCNHIPLMMLTASGSMERKLEGYQSGVDYYLTKPFDKNELVSIINAIFDNRKRLQEAIEKKLNGQTEASIIEQENPFITSLKEFFTLNYKDSNLSVKNIAEGLKLSETQLRRKLKGLTGLSPNEFLRKFRLQRAADLLQDGSQSVSEAAFAVGYENLSYFAKIFQQEYGCLPSEYINSSEGLGKVLK, translated from the coding sequence ATGAAGTATAAGTTTAAACCAAGTGTTTTTTGGGGCAAAATATGCCTACTTATTTTTATAGTTGTACATACCAATACCTTCAGTCAAAAAGTTACAGTTGACGATAATTTTACCCAAGAAAATATTAGTGCTAAATCCCAAAGTTATGAAGACGAAACTGGGTACAAAGAAATAGAAGATATCCTAAACGAAAGGTTTACCCAAACTGAGAAAAGGTCGTTCTTATATCCTTTTTCAAATGCAAATCATTGGATCAAGTTTGACCTAAAAAACAACACCAACAATCCTAAAGAATTAGTGGTATATTGGGACAATGCACTGGTAGAAGAAGTTAGTCTTTTCGTCCCAAACGGCGATAAATTCACAAAACTTACCGACATGCCATATGCCAATAAAAACGATGTTTTTACAATGGGATATGAACCGCATTTTAACATTGTTCAGCAGGCTGGTGAGGAAAAAACGTACTATGTAAAGGTAAGAGGAAGAAGAGGCCACTTTTCTAAATTAATGGTTTATGATAAACTGACTTACGACAAGTTCTATAACAAAGATTCTGCTGAAAGGGGTTTAATAAGTGGACTACTCATATTTCGACTTTTACTCGTTGTTATTCTAAGCTTTTTTGTGATCCGAGAGCGTGGACTGTTCTTCTACAGTTTAGTGGTTATAGGTAAAACAGTGGGTTATTGGGGCATTCAGAATGTACTGGGGCCTATGTTTTCGAGAGACCCAGACTTGGTAATGAAAATCGATTATGCATCGTATACATGTTTACCCATATTTTATATCGCTTTTGCTGGAACAGTACTACCATTAAAAGACCTTCCCAAGTTCTTTAAATGGCTCTTGGGTTTTGGTATGATTACTACCATTGTTATACAATGGGGTGCCTTCGTATATACCACTCCAGATTGGCTAAAATTAGGGATGGAGAATATTCTATTTACTTACACCATTGTGTACGCTATGTTCTTTGTGGCTATTTTCAAAAAGCTTCCATATAACAAATATTACTCTATACCCTTTATTTTGGGAACGACAGGCTACTTTTTTATGAACGCCCGATTGCTTGGCTACGTAGAAGCTCCAGCTATATTCCAAATAAGTCAATTGTTATATCTCGTTGAAATTTTCTTGTTCATATTTTACCTCGGTCGTATTTTCCGTCTGAAAGAAGTAAACGAAAAGAAAGCAATTCAAGATCTTATTTTCAGTAAAGAGCAAGCAAAAAAGTTAAAAGAACTTGACACTTTAAAAAATGATTTCTTTACCAATATTTCACATGAGTTACGTACACCTCTCACGCTGATAGCAGGACCAGTTACCGAAATGGAAAAGCAATTTCCTGGCAATGGTATGTTTGCAATTCTAAAAGGTAACGTTCAGAAACTACAGAAACTGGTAGATCAAATTTTGGATGTGCAAAAACTGGATGCTCAAAAGATGGAGCTAGAGTCAAGTGTATTCGATATAGTTCGTTATGTAAAAATGCAGGTGAGCTCTTATGCCTCCCATAGCTCTACCAACAATATTAGTCTTTTAACTCACTTTTCTGATGATGAAATTTTGGTAAAAGCGGACAAAGACAAAATGGAAGTAATTTTGAATAACTTACTTTCGAATGCACTAAAATATACTCCCAAAGGTGGCAAGGTGGAGTTACATATTGCAAAAAAAGCAACCGCTCTCTCTTTGACCGTAAGGGATAGTGGCCCTGGAATTTCGAAAGAAAACATTCCACATATATTCGACAGGTATTTTCATAAAAAAGGCACTTCTAAATCGAAAGGTACAGGTATAGGTCTATCTCTGGTCAAGGATTTAATAGAACTTCATGACGGCTCCATTAAAGTACATACCGACAGAGGAGCTGTTTTTACAGTAGAAATGCCTGTGCTCACATCAACTACCGCACTTGAGGTAAGCAATGATATTTCCACTTCGGAAGAGAAGCCATTGTTACTGATTGTAGATGATAATAGTGATATGAGAAGCTACATAAAAATGCTCTTAGAGTCTGATTATCATATCATAGAAGCAGAAAATGGAGCAGATGGTCTCAGAGTGGCTAGAACCAACGTTCCTGACATAGTAATCACTGATCTCATGATGCCTGTAATGGATGGTTTGGAGTTTTCTCGCGAAATAAGAAAAGACAACCTATGTAACCACATACCACTTATGATGCTCACGGCTAGCGGATCCATGGAGCGAAAGCTTGAAGGTTACCAATCTGGGGTTGATTATTACCTGACCAAGCCATTTGACAAGAATGAACTAGTCTCAATAATTAACGCAATTTTTGACAATCGGAAGCGACTGCAAGAGGCCATTGAGAAAAAACTAAATGGCCAAACCGAAGCGTCAATCATTGAGCAGGAAAATCCTTTTATAACTTCATTAAAAGAGTTTTTTACATTGAATTATAAAGACTCCAACTTAAGTGTCAAGAACATTGCGGAAGGATTGAAATTATCGGAAACTCAGCTTAGAAGAAAACTAAAAGGCTTGACTGGCTTATCACCAAATGAGTTTTTAAGAAAATTTCGATTACAAAGAGCCGCAGACTTGTTGCAAGATGGTTCGCAATCTGTATCCGAAGCTGCTTTTGCCGTGGGGTATGAGAACCTTTCATATTTTGCGAAGATATTTCAGCAGGAATATGGTTGTTTACCTTCAGAGTATATCAATTCCAGTGAAGGATTAGGTAAGGTTTTAAAATAA
- a CDS encoding OmpA family protein: MKNKAFVFVILLSFTASILNAQIYDPKETAKRKVNDRANNKIDQGIDKGLDKIEEGIGSIFKKKEKAPKEEKQSTSEVKEASNSGWSKEPAQQSTAPNDDKPKANSNDQPKFNANSKFDFVPGEIVIGFDDFSETTVGDFPLGWNTNASAEIVTFNDSPEKWLFMSQDGFFQPDFVKDMPDNFTLEYDIFTRYASNNILNYNFNIYASDNPRRDFAEVYFQNGIYFNWSGGTSNAGFIIYENGDEINKNENLAIQSLDCTGENNEDPSKVHFAIWRQKNRLRVYVNELKVLDLPQAFNPKLTYNAFKLGAKYMNYSTADNPDQYMVANVRFAVGAPDTRSKLITEGRFSTTGILFDVNSDRIKPSSEGVLKEIAQVLKDNPNVKVQIIGHTDADGSDAANQTLSEKRAESVKNTLESDFGIAADRMLSAGKGESQPVDKNDSPQGKANNRRVEFVKL, from the coding sequence ATGAAAAATAAAGCATTCGTATTTGTGATTTTATTAAGTTTTACTGCATCTATTCTCAATGCACAAATTTATGATCCCAAAGAAACAGCTAAGCGAAAGGTGAATGACCGAGCGAATAACAAAATTGACCAAGGGATAGACAAAGGTTTGGACAAAATAGAAGAGGGGATAGGGAGTATTTTTAAGAAGAAAGAGAAAGCTCCAAAAGAAGAGAAGCAGTCTACCAGCGAAGTGAAAGAAGCTAGTAACTCTGGCTGGTCCAAAGAACCTGCACAGCAAAGTACTGCTCCTAATGATGATAAGCCAAAGGCAAATTCCAATGATCAACCGAAGTTCAACGCCAACTCAAAGTTTGACTTTGTTCCTGGCGAGATAGTGATTGGCTTCGATGATTTCTCAGAAACTACTGTTGGTGATTTCCCGCTGGGTTGGAACACCAACGCATCAGCAGAAATTGTGACATTTAACGACAGTCCTGAAAAATGGCTGTTTATGTCGCAAGACGGTTTTTTTCAGCCTGATTTCGTGAAAGACATGCCTGATAATTTCACGCTGGAGTACGATATTTTTACGCGTTACGCCAGTAATAATATCCTGAATTACAACTTTAATATCTACGCAAGTGATAACCCAAGACGTGATTTTGCGGAGGTCTATTTTCAAAACGGTATCTATTTCAATTGGTCGGGTGGCACGTCCAACGCCGGATTTATAATTTACGAAAACGGTGATGAAATTAATAAAAACGAGAATTTGGCCATACAAAGTTTGGATTGTACGGGTGAAAACAACGAAGACCCCAGCAAGGTGCATTTTGCAATTTGGCGTCAAAAAAACAGACTTCGGGTGTATGTAAATGAGCTGAAAGTTTTGGATTTGCCGCAGGCATTCAACCCAAAATTGACGTATAACGCCTTTAAGTTGGGTGCAAAATACATGAACTACTCAACCGCCGACAACCCAGACCAGTACATGGTGGCCAACGTTCGCTTCGCCGTAGGTGCACCCGATACCCGCAGCAAACTCATCACCGAAGGGCGTTTCTCGACAACGGGTATATTGTTTGATGTCAACTCCGACCGAATAAAACCAAGCTCCGAAGGTGTATTGAAAGAAATAGCTCAGGTTTTGAAAGATAACCCAAATGTTAAAGTTCAAATCATTGGTCATACAGACGCTGATGGGTCAGATGCCGCAAACCAAACACTATCAGAAAAACGTGCAGAAAGTGTAAAAAATACATTGGAAAGTGATTTTGGAATAGCTGCTGACCGAATGCTTTCTGCTGGGAAAGGTGAAAGCCAACCAGTGGATAAAAATGATTCACCACAAGGGAAAGCAAATAATAGGAGAGTAGAATTTGTAAAACTTTAA